Proteins from one Panicum virgatum strain AP13 chromosome 7K, P.virgatum_v5, whole genome shotgun sequence genomic window:
- the LOC120643157 gene encoding mavicyanin-like, producing MANLVSLALLLALLGALCRSADATAFEVGGDDGWVVPPATDGGMYNQWASKNRFLVGDSVHFKYKEDSVLVVTEDDYNNCRATHPIFFSNNDDTEVELDRPGLFYFISGVTGHCERGQRMTVRVLGQGAPPPSPLAPPAPPSPPSPNAAAPGTSALAGVVAAAAMALPVIMLTV from the exons ATGGCTAATCTCGTGTCACTCGCactcctcctcgccctcctcgGCGCATTGTGCCGCAGCGCCGACGCCACGGCCTTCGAggtcggcggcgacgacgggtgGGTCGTGCCGCCCGCTACCGACGGCGGCATGTACAACCAGTGGGCGTCCAAGAACCGCTTCCTCGTCGGCGACAGCGTCC ATTTCAAGTACAAGGAGGACTCGGTGCTGGTGGTGACGGAGGACGACTACAACAACTGCCGCGCGACGCACCCCATCTTCTTCTCCAACAACGACGACACGGAGGTGGAGCTGGACCGCCCGGGTCTCTTCTACTTCATCAGCGGCGTCACCGGCCACTGCGAGCGCGGGCAGCGGATGACCGTCAGGGTCCTCGGCCAGGGCGCGCCCCCGCCGTCGCCCCTGGCTCCCCCGGCCCCTCCTAGCCCGCCAAGccccaacgccgccgcgccgggcaccagcgcgctcgccggcgtcgtcgccgccgcggcgatggCGCTGCCGGTCATCATGCTTACTGTCTGA
- the LOC120642088 gene encoding uracil-DNA glycosylase, mitochondrial-like isoform X1, with protein MAPSPPTPTAPKTIADFFARPAKRLRAGAPAPASASLSSSSSFSPEQRRRADTNLALARARHNLRLAESRAKASGGAAKLEELLVEETWVEALDGELRKPYALELCRFVTHERLHGPLPVYPPQHLVFHALNTTPFDRVKAVIIGQDPYHGPGQAMGLSFSVPEGIKKPSSLGNIFKELEKDLGCTVPSHGNLERWAVQGVLMLNTVLTVREHQANSHAKKGWEEFTDAVIKTISQKKSGLVFLLWGNSAQSKTRLIDGTKHHILKSAHPSGLSANRGFFGCRHFSKTNQILEKLGLSAIDWQL; from the exons ATGGCGCCGTCCCCTCCCACCCCGACCGCGCCAAAAACCATCGCCGACTTCTTCGCGCGCCCCGCCAAGCGCCTCCGCGCCGGCGCTCCCGCCCCGGCGAGCGCGTCcctctcctcgtcctcctcgttctcgccggagcagcgccgccgcgccgacacCAACCTCGCGCTCGCCCGCGCGCGACacaacctccgcctcgccgagTCCAGAGCCAAAG CCTCGGGGGGCGCCGCGAAGCTGGAGGAGCTCCTCGTGGAGGAGACGTGGGTGGAGGCGCTGGACGGGGAGCTGCGCAAGCCCTACGCGCTCGAGCTCTGCCGCTTCGTGACACACGAGCGGCTGCACGGCCCGCTGCCCGTCTATCCGCCGCAGCACCTCGTCTTCCACGCGCTCAACACCACCCCGTTCGACCGCGTCAAGGCTGTCATCATCGGCCAG GATCCATATCATGGCCCTGGTCAGGCCATGGGATTATCTTTCTCAGTGCCGGAGGGGATAAAAAAACCTTCCAGCTTAGGTAACATATTTAAAGAGCTGGAAAAAGACCTAGGTTGCACTGTGCCATCGCATGGAAATTTGGAAAGATGGGCTGTGCAG GGTGTTCTTATGCTCAATACTGTACTAACTG TGAGGGAGCATCAAGCAAACTCACATGCCAAGAAAGGATGGGAGGAGTTTACTGATGCTGTTATTAAGACCATATCACAGAAGAAATCAGGACTAGTCTTTCTTCTTTGGGGAAATTCTGCTCAATCAAAGACAAG GTTGATTGATGGAACGAAACACCACATTTTGAAATCAGCTCACCCCTCAGGCTTGTCTGCAAACCGAGGTTTCTTTGGATGCAG gcacttttccaaaacaaatcAGATCCTAGAGAAGCTGGGACTATCTGCAATCGATTGGCAGCTGTAG
- the LOC120642088 gene encoding uracil-DNA glycosylase, mitochondrial-like isoform X2, whose protein sequence is MAPSPPTPTAPKTIADFFARPAKRLRAGAPAPASASLSSSSSFSPEQRRRADTNLALARARHNLRLAESRAKASGGAAKLEELLVEETWVEALDGELRKPYALELCRFVTHERLHGPLPVYPPQHLVFHALNTTPFDRVKAVIIGQGVLMLNTVLTVREHQANSHAKKGWEEFTDAVIKTISQKKSGLVFLLWGNSAQSKTRLIDGTKHHILKSAHPSGLSANRGFFGCRHFSKTNQILEKLGLSAIDWQL, encoded by the exons ATGGCGCCGTCCCCTCCCACCCCGACCGCGCCAAAAACCATCGCCGACTTCTTCGCGCGCCCCGCCAAGCGCCTCCGCGCCGGCGCTCCCGCCCCGGCGAGCGCGTCcctctcctcgtcctcctcgttctcgccggagcagcgccgccgcgccgacacCAACCTCGCGCTCGCCCGCGCGCGACacaacctccgcctcgccgagTCCAGAGCCAAAG CCTCGGGGGGCGCCGCGAAGCTGGAGGAGCTCCTCGTGGAGGAGACGTGGGTGGAGGCGCTGGACGGGGAGCTGCGCAAGCCCTACGCGCTCGAGCTCTGCCGCTTCGTGACACACGAGCGGCTGCACGGCCCGCTGCCCGTCTATCCGCCGCAGCACCTCGTCTTCCACGCGCTCAACACCACCCCGTTCGACCGCGTCAAGGCTGTCATCATCGGCCAG GGTGTTCTTATGCTCAATACTGTACTAACTG TGAGGGAGCATCAAGCAAACTCACATGCCAAGAAAGGATGGGAGGAGTTTACTGATGCTGTTATTAAGACCATATCACAGAAGAAATCAGGACTAGTCTTTCTTCTTTGGGGAAATTCTGCTCAATCAAAGACAAG GTTGATTGATGGAACGAAACACCACATTTTGAAATCAGCTCACCCCTCAGGCTTGTCTGCAAACCGAGGTTTCTTTGGATGCAG gcacttttccaaaacaaatcAGATCCTAGAGAAGCTGGGACTATCTGCAATCGATTGGCAGCTGTAG